CTTTCAAACATTATATAATAATGAAAGTATTGGTAACAGGAGCAGCAGGATTTATAGGTTCTCATCTTTCTGAAAAGTTGGTCTCAGAAGGGATAGAAGTAATAGGCATCGATTCCTTTCTTGACTACTATCCAAGGCAATTCAAAGAAAAAAATCTTACAAATTTAAAGAAATCGAAAAACTTCAAACTTATCGAATCATCCATAACAGAAGCCGATTTACCAGCAATTCTTTCTGACATCAATGTAGTTTTTCACCTTGCGGCACAGGCAGGAGTGAGAAGCAGTTGGGGGAAGCAATTTTCTATCTATGCAAAGAATAATATAGAAGCAACGCAAGTACTTCTTGAAAATTTAAAAAACTGCAATATTGAAAGGTTTGTTTATGCTTCATCATCATCAGTTTATGGCGACACATCAAAACTTCCTATGGATGAAGAGGACACTCCCCACCCTATATCGCCGTATGGAGTATCAAAATTAGCAGGCGAGCATCTCTCACTTCTTTATTACAAAAATTATTCAGTGCCCTCAGTGGCTCTTAGATTTTTTACTGTCTATGGGCCAAGGCAAAGGCCGGATATGGCTTTTCACAAATTTTTAAAAAACATTTTCGAGGATAAACCAATTGAAGTCTATGGAAATGGAGAGCAAACTCGCGATTTTACATACATTGCAGATATTGTAGATGCTACTTACAGCGCTGCCTTTGCAAATGGTGCAGAAGGTCAGGTTTTCAATCTTGGCGGTGGGAGCAGAATGAAATTGAAGGAAATATTAAATATAATGCAAAAGCTTTGCGGAAAAGAAATAAAAATCAATTATAGTGAAACTCAAAAAGGCGATGTAAAGCATACCTTTGCAAATACTGCCAAAGCCCGCAAAATTCTGCATTTTCACCCATCCACATCTGTCGAGGAAGGAATTGCTTCTGAAATGGAATGGATAAAGGAGTTTTACGGCTTTTAGTCAATCAAAAAACCTATACTTTATTATACACCATATAGCAACAACGCCATCTTTCCATGTTATCTTCTTTCCTTCATTATAATCTCTTCCATGATAAGAAATAGGGACTTCATATATTCTGAACTTATTTTTGGCTATCTTTGCAGTAAATTCAGGTTCAAATCCGAATCTATTAGATTTCAAATTTATCTTCTCCAAAACTTTTCTTCTAAATACCTTATAGCATGTTTCCATATCGCTTAAATTCAGATTGGTCATCATATTCGAAAAGGTTGTAAGAATTTTATTCCCAACATAATGCCAAAAAAGTAAAACCCTATGGGGACCTGATAAAAATCTTGATCCGTAAACAACATCAGCTTGGTCATTCAAAATAGGATCGATCAAAATCTTATATTCAGATGGATCATATTCAAGATCTGCATCTTGAATCATAATGATGTCTCCTGTTGCTTGGCTGAATCCTGTCCGTAGAGCCGCCCCTTTCCCCATATTTTTTGAATGGAATAAAATTTTGTATTTGTTCTCATTTTCCAGATTTTTCAATATCTCTCTTGTTCCATCTGTTGAACAATCATCAACAATAATTATTTCCTTATTAAGCTGAACTTTTTCTTCAACTTTTCTTAATAGCTTAAGCACAAGGTCTTTTTCATTATAGACTGGAATGACAATAGAAAGTTTTATATTATCTGACCTGTCCATCAGCAACTCAATCCAGAAAGTAAATTATGTAAACACAAAGTGCCGCCCATATCATTACATTGAAAAGTAGAGGTATATCAGTAAGTAGTATCAATTCCGGCCTGCCCCCTCGTCCTTTCTGATGCACCAGATAGAGATAGCGAAAAATTCCATATACGACAAAAGGCACAGTATATTCGAGATTAGGGCTAATCGCATCAGGAGATAATGTATAAATAGTATAAGCAATAATTGTTGAGGGAGTAACCACAGAAATCATCTGATCAAGAAAATAAGTGCTATATTCTTCAAGTATCTTTCGATGGGCAGTGGCGTTTTCATTTAAAAGAACAATTTCATGTCTTCTTTTTG
This region of Candidatus Schekmanbacteria bacterium genomic DNA includes:
- a CDS encoding glycosyltransferase family 2 protein, with amino-acid sequence MKLSIVIPVYNEKDLVLKLLRKVEEKVQLNKEIIIVDDCSTDGTREILKNLENENKYKILFHSKNMGKGAALRTGFSQATGDIIMIQDADLEYDPSEYKILIDPILNDQADVVYGSRFLSGPHRVLLFWHYVGNKILTTFSNMMTNLNLSDMETCYKVFRRKVLEKINLKSNRFGFEPEFTAKIAKNKFRIYEVPISYHGRDYNEGKKITWKDGVVAIWCIIKYRFFD
- a CDS encoding NAD-dependent epimerase/dehydratase family protein, which codes for MMKVLVTGAAGFIGSHLSEKLVSEGIEVIGIDSFLDYYPRQFKEKNLTNLKKSKNFKLIESSITEADLPAILSDINVVFHLAAQAGVRSSWGKQFSIYAKNNIEATQVLLENLKNCNIERFVYASSSSVYGDTSKLPMDEEDTPHPISPYGVSKLAGEHLSLLYYKNYSVPSVALRFFTVYGPRQRPDMAFHKFLKNIFEDKPIEVYGNGEQTRDFTYIADIVDATYSAAFANGAEGQVFNLGGGSRMKLKEILNIMQKLCGKEIKINYSETQKGDVKHTFANTAKARKILHFHPSTSVEEGIASEMEWIKEFYGF